DNA from Candidatus Dormiibacterota bacterium:
GCCACGGTTGCGCCAGCGTCTTCGGTAGATTTTCGGTCCCAGGCAGGAAGAAGTCCTGGCCAATCTGATGGAGACCGGCCGGGACTGGGTACCACTCGTCGGGCGAGGCGGCCAGCGCCTGGGCCATGAACTTGTGCCAGATCGGTGCGGCGCCGACGATACCGGTCGAGTTGTGGCTGAGCGGCTTGTTGTCGGGGTTGCCGACCCATACCGCCGTCGCCAGGCTCGGTGTGAAGCCGATCGTCCAGTTGTCCTTGAAATCGTTCGTCGTGCCGGTCTTGGCGGCGACGTGGCGTCCCGGGAGGGTCAGGTCGCCGTGGCAGCCAAATGACATGCAGCGGTTGCGGTCGTCCGACATGATCGACGCGATGATGAAGGCGACGCCGGGATCGACGGCTCGGTACTCGTTCTTGGCCGGATCGTAGGTGAAGACATCGTGTCCGAGCCCGTCCTTGATGCTGAGGATCGGCGCCTCACGGTGACGGACGCCGAGTGTGGCGAGGGTTGAGGCCGCGGTGGCCATGTCCGCCAGGCGCACGGGATAGGCACCGAGGGTCAGGCTCATGCCATAGTCTTCGGGCTTTTTCGAGCCGCAGGGTTCGCCGAGGCAGGTGAGGCCGAGGCGTGACGCCATATCGACCACGGCGGGGATCCCGGTCCGCAGCTCCACTTTGAGCGCGGGAATGTTGAGCGAGTTGCCCATGACCATCTTCAGGGGAAGGGTGCCGTGGAAGCGACGGTCGTAGTTCGCAGGAATGTACTTGGCGAAGCCGCTCACGTAACCAGGACCATCGCCACCCGTCGGGAACACCATCGGGTCGTCGAGCACCGGGCTCAGCATGTTCACCTTGCGACTCTCGATCGCGGCGGTGTAGGTGAAGATCTTGAAGCTCGATCCCGGAGGCCGCGGCACGTCGTAGGCGAGGTTGAACTGTCCGCCCGGCCGGTTGTAGTCATCGCCGCCGACCATCGCCAAGACCTCGCCGGTTTTCGGGTTCATGCTAACGAGGGCGGCATCGTGAAAGTTGTAAAAGTTCCCCTTCTGCGCGATCTGCTCACGCACCACCTGCTCCGCCATGTGCTGAAGGGGCAGATCGAGGCTCGTGTAAACGCGGTAGCCCTTGCGGTTGTTGGCATCGTTCGTGATGTTGTAGGGGGCCTTGGCGAGCGTCTTCAACACGTAGTCGACAAAGTAGGGTGCTTCGAATTTCGTGATCGGGGGAGTGACCTGCAGCTTGACCGCATAGGCCTCGGCGGCTTGCGCGGCGGTGATGTACTTCTCGCCGACCATCGCCGCCAGCACCTGCGCTTGCCGTTGCTTGGCCGACGCAAAGTTCACGACCGGGTTGTACTGCGTCGGCGCCTGCGGTAAGCCGGCGAGCATGGCGGCCTGTGCCAGCGTGACGTCATGGGCGTTCGATTGGAAGTAGCTGCGCGCGGCGGCCTCGATCCCGTAGGTCTGACTGCCGTAGAAGATGGTGTTCAGGTACATCTCGAGGATCTGGTTCTTGCTGTATTCGCGGTTCAGCTCGATGGCGAGGATCGCTTCCTTGAGCTTGCGCTGGATGTCCGTTGGGGCATTCGATCCGATGTAGACCTGCTTGACGAGCTGCTGACTGATGGTGCTGCCACCCTGCTGAATCTTGTGGTGTTGATAGTTCGCAATGGCGGCGCGCACGATGCCACCGATGTCGATGCCGCTGTTGGTGTAAAAGGTGCGGTCCTCGGTAGCGAGGGTTGCCTTCACGACCCAGGACGAGATGTAGGTGAGCGGCACGACGATGCGATGGTCGCCCGCCTTGCCGATATCCGCCAGCAAGGTGCCATGCCGGTCGTAGATGAGGGTGTCCTGCTCCATCTTGTTGGAGGCGAGCCCGCTGACGGCTGGGAGCGGACCGACAGCCTGCGCCGTGATTGCGGGGATACCCAGCAGCGGCAGCAGGAAGACGACGATCAGGCCGAGGATGACCATGCGTCGAAGATCACTTCGGCTACGCTTCCGCCAGCGAGCGAGGTGTCGCTGACTGCGTCGCCGGGCGGCTAGGCGCTTAGAAACCCGAAGATCCCGGAAAACAGGAGCCACAGAGACACGAGGATAACCGCTCCCCACCCTGCGCCGCTGGCGAGGGTCCGGAGCGGCGACCGCCGCTGCCGCCGGATCTGGCGTCGCCGAGCGTCGAGCGATGAGAGGCCGCTGGCATTTGTTGGGTGATTCGCGTGCCTGATACTGATCAAATCTGGCCCCTTAAACGTTACTATCCTGCTTCCGAAAACTTGACTCAGTCATTATAACCTAAGCGGAGCACCTCTGCGCTGGGTGGGTCCGAAATTTTCCCCTGGTGCCTGTCGAACGGGTGGCCGTGTCGTTTGGTTACGCCCGGAAAATACCGCCGGAAACCGCGAACGGCGCCCTTATAATGGGGCAGCCTTGTCGAGTTCGGAACCGGTGGCCAAAGCGGGAACGGTGTTCTGCCGCTCGTGCGGTAAGTCCATCGAGGCAGGCGCACGCTTCTGCCGCTTCTGTGGCAAGTCGCAAGTGGAGCCGGTCGCCGGCTCGGCGTCCTCCGGAGCGTCGACGGCATCGGCCGGCCATCATGGCGACAGGGGCGTCGAGCACTTGCTCCGCCAGCTCTTCCCCCGGCATCATCTCCAGGACGAGTTCACGCACATCGGGACGATCGCCGCCTTCTTGATGGCGCTGATCGGATTCGTGGTCGGCTTCTTCTACAACTACGGCTGGCTCGGCAGCAACTTCCTTCTCGGCTCGATCGCGCTCCTGCTGTTCCTGATCCTGCGCGAATCGACGTTGAGCCACATCCGGGTACGCGATGCCGGATCATCGGCCTCCTCGACGTCATCGACAAGCGGAAGCCGGTATCACGCCGGGCGTCGCCCCGCGACGGGCCCGGCCGAGGCAGCCAACGCTGAGTCCTCGCCGCCCACGAGCACCAGGCCGCCCGCCACCCCCCGATAAAAAAAGCCGGCCCGCGAGGGCCGGCCTGTCGAATGTCCTCTAGAGGCCTTTGTCGACCGGCTCGTCCGTCGTCGGATCGCCCTGGGTCATATTGCGAC
Protein-coding regions in this window:
- a CDS encoding zinc ribbon domain-containing protein, with the protein product MSSSEPVAKAGTVFCRSCGKSIEAGARFCRFCGKSQVEPVAGSASSGASTASAGHHGDRGVEHLLRQLFPRHHLQDEFTHIGTIAAFLMALIGFVVGFFYNYGWLGSNFLLGSIALLLFLILRESTLSHIRVRDAGSSASSTSSTSGSRYHAGRRPATGPAEAANAESSPPTSTRPPATPR
- a CDS encoding transglycosylase domain-containing protein, encoding MVILGLIVVFLLPLLGIPAITAQAVGPLPAVSGLASNKMEQDTLIYDRHGTLLADIGKAGDHRIVVPLTYISSWVVKATLATEDRTFYTNSGIDIGGIVRAAIANYQHHKIQQGGSTISQQLVKQVYIGSNAPTDIQRKLKEAILAIELNREYSKNQILEMYLNTIFYGSQTYGIEAAARSYFQSNAHDVTLAQAAMLAGLPQAPTQYNPVVNFASAKQRQAQVLAAMVGEKYITAAQAAEAYAVKLQVTPPITKFEAPYFVDYVLKTLAKAPYNITNDANNRKGYRVYTSLDLPLQHMAEQVVREQIAQKGNFYNFHDAALVSMNPKTGEVLAMVGGDDYNRPGGQFNLAYDVPRPPGSSFKIFTYTAAIESRKVNMLSPVLDDPMVFPTGGDGPGYVSGFAKYIPANYDRRFHGTLPLKMVMGNSLNIPALKVELRTGIPAVVDMASRLGLTCLGEPCGSKKPEDYGMSLTLGAYPVRLADMATAASTLATLGVRHREAPILSIKDGLGHDVFTYDPAKNEYRAVDPGVAFIIASIMSDDRNRCMSFGCHGDLTLPGRHVAAKTGTTNDFKDNWTIGFTPSLATAVWVGNPDNKPLSHNSTGIVGAAPIWHKFMAQALAASPDEWYPVPAGLHQIGQDFFLPGTENLPKTLAQPWPQCKLPANYNPYSLTYSQITVDGVYCIVNPPPPPPAPAPTPSPTSCPNGVLPGGECKPNN